In the Lepisosteus oculatus isolate fLepOcu1 chromosome 6, fLepOcu1.hap2, whole genome shotgun sequence genome, one interval contains:
- the riok3 gene encoding serine/threonine-protein kinase RIO3, translated as MDQIGVAAKENETDSVWKPKSPWGAPNSVVNPCSLADVMSEQLAIQLNEEFSTYPSCPEVPESLITGDNIETSSDLMLAQMLQMEFDREFDTQLRREEKKFNGDSKVSISFENYRMVHPYEDSDSSEDEVDWQDTRHDPYGPDKPSTNPRKGFAGKGKNITTKHDEVVCGRKNTARMENFAPEVQVGDGIGMDLKLSNHVFNALKQHCYSEQRRSARLHEKKEHSTAEQAVDPKTRLLMFKMVNAGILENINGCISTGKESVVFHASGGSMDDKPVPAECALKVYKTTLNEFRNRDKYIKDDYRFKDRFSKLNPRKIIRMWAEKEMHNLTRMQKVGIPCPEVVILKKHILVMSFIGENQVPAPKLKDVKLNSEDMKGAYFQVLHMMQQLYQECNLVHSDLSEYNMLWHDGKVWIIDVSQSVEPTHPHGLEFLFRDCRNVALFFQKAGVTEAMNVYDLFNAVSGLQIKADSEAEFVAQIEALEKMNEDHVQKHGRKAPYFSDDGGPPILNDD; from the exons ATGGATCAAATAGGAGTAGCTGCCAAAGAAAACGAGACTGATTCCGTGTGGAAACCCAAg AGCCCATGGGGAGCCCCTAACAGTGTGGTAAATCCCTGCTCCCTGGCTGATGTGATGAGCGAGCAGCTGGCGATACAGCTCAATGAGGAGTTCTCGACCTACCCCAGCTGCCCGGA AGTTCCCGAATCCCTCATCACTGGCGATAATATCGAGACCTCCAGTGACCTGATGCTGGCCCAGATGCTGCAGATGGAGTTTGACCGCGAGTTCGACACGCAGCTGCGGAGAGAAGAGAAGAAGTTCAACGGCGACAGCAAGG TGTCCATTTCCTTTGAGAACTATCGGATGGTGCATCCATACGAAGACAGCGACAGTTCAGAAGATGAAGTTGATTGGCAGGACACTCGCCACGACCCTTACGGACCTG ATAAACCTTCAACAAATCCCAGGAAAGGGTTTGcaggaaaaggcaaaaacattACGACAAAGCATGATGAGGTTGTGTGTGGCAGAAAGAACACTGCGCGGATGGAAAAC ttcGCACCGGAGGTCCAGGTTGGGGACGGGATAGGCATGGATCTGAAGCTCTCGAACCACGTCTTCAACGCCTTGAAGCAGCACTGCTACTCTGAGCAGCGCCGCAGTGCCAGGCTGCACGAGAAGAAGGAGCACTCCACTGCA GAACAAGCAGTGGATCCCAAGACACGTTTGCTGATGTTCAAGATGGTTAATGCTGGAATCCTGGAAAACATCAATGGATGCATCAGCACTGGAAAAGAGTCTGTTGTTTTCCATGCCAGTGGAGGGAG TATGGATGACAAGCCTGTGCCCGCGGAATGCGCACTGAAAGTTTACAAGACTACACTGAATGAGTTCAGAAACCGGGACAAGTATATTAAGGACGATTATCGATTCAAAGATCGGTTCAGCAAACTGAACCCACGCAAAATCATCCGCATGTGGGCAGAAAAGGAAATGCATAATCTTACTAG AATGCAAAAGGTAGGAATTCCTTGTCCTGAAGTTGTTATCCTGAAGAAGCACATTTTGGTCATGTCTTTCATTGGAGAGAACCAGGTCCCTGCCCCCAAGCTGAAGGACGTCAAGCTGAACAGCGAGGACATGAAAGGGGCCTATTTCCAGGTCCTGCAT ATGATGCAACAGCTGTATCAGGAATGTAACCTTGTTCACTCCGATCTGAGTGAATACAATATGCTTTGGCACGATGGCAAG GTGTGGATCATCGATGTGAGCCAGTCTGTGGAGCCCACACACCCCCACGGGCTGGAGTTCCTCTTCAGAGACTGCAGGAACGTGGCCTTG TTTTTCCAGAAAGCTGGAGTGACTGAAGCGATGAATGTGTACGACCTTTTCAACGCCGTCTCTGGCCTTCAGATTAAAGCGGACAGTGAGGCTGAGTTCGTTGCTCAG ATTGAAGCTCTGGAGAAGATGAATGAAGATCATGTGCAGAAACATGGCAGAAAAGCTCCCTATTTCAGTGATGATGGGGGTCCTCCAATATTAAATGATGATTAG
- the rmc1 gene encoding regulator of MON1-CCZ1 complex, translating into MSEEHYLELCDNPVQFENASSVNNVFFDEANKQVFAVRSGGATGVVVKGPDDKNSIAFRMDDKGEVKCIKFSFGNKILAVQRTSKSVEFINFIPDMPTMEYSQECKTKNASVLGFCWTSWNEIVFITDQGIEFYQVIPDKRSLKLQKNQSINVNWYMYCPETSVILLSTTVQGNVLQPFVFRNGTMSKMSKFEIELPAVPKPAKLSLSERDIAVATIYGQLYVMYLKHHSRTVNSPGAEVVLYHLTREGACKKTHVLKLNTTGKFALNVVDNLVVVHHQSSQTSIIFDIKVKDPDSTLNVHQPVLPARSIHPYKIPLRGPTAVGSQTPVPCELYSSTWSVFQPDIIISASEGYLWYLQVKLQPAVILLKDKGKLMDFLLRRRDCKMVILSVCSQMLIGGERGSLPVIATVFDKLNQVYKEYLEAEQSYTMAVESGQSRGNPSLKRPVRTQAVIDQSDMYTHVLSIFTEKKDVSHKFIIAVLMEYIRSLNLFQITVQHYLYELVIKTLVHHNLFYMLHQFLQYHVLSDSKPLACLLLSLESTYPPAHQLSLDMLKRLSTANDEIVEVLLSKHQVLGALRFIRSVGGHDNVSARKFLDAARQAGDEMLFYTIFRFFEQRNQRLRGSPNFTPGEHCEEHVAYFKQVFGEQALMKPATL; encoded by the exons ATGAGTGAGGAACACTACCTGGAGCTGTGCGATAACCCGGTCCAGTTTGAAAATGCTTCTAGCGTCAACAACGTCTTTTTCGACGAAGCCAACAAACAG GTGTTTGCGGTGCGGTCTGGTGGTGCTACTGGGGTGGTGGTGAAAGGACCAGATGATAAAAACTCCATTGCTTTCAG aatGGATGATAAAGGAGAAGTAAAATGCATCAAGTTTTCTTTTGGAAACAAGATTTTAGCTGTCCAGAGAACATCAAAGTCTGTG GAGTTCATCAATTTCATTCCAGATATGCCTACTATGGAATATTCTCAGGAATGTAAG ACCAAGAATGCCAGTGTCCTTGGATTCTGCTGGACCAGCTGGAATGAGATTGTGTTCATTACTGACCAGGGGATTGAGTTCTACCAG GTGATCCCGGACAAGAGGAGTCTAAAACTGCAGAAGAATCAGAGTATTAATGTGAACTGGTACATGTACTGCCCTGAGACTTCCGTCATCCTTCTGTCCACCACTGTGCAGGGGAACGTGCTCCAGCCCTTTGTGTTCAGG AATGGGACAATGTCCAAGATGTCAAAATTCGAAATCGAGCTGCCAGCAGTCCCTAAGCCAGCCAAGCTCAGTCTGTCAGAGAGAGACATAGCAGTGGCCACCAT ATACGGACAGCTTTATGTGATGTACCTGAAACACCACTCGCGAACAGTCAACAGTCCAGGGGCAGAGGTGGTGCTGTATCATCTGACAAG GGAGGGGGCCTGTAAGAAGACACATGTGCTCAAGCTCAACACCACAGGGAAGTTTGCTCTGAATGTGGTGGATAATTTAGTGGTGGTGCATCACCAGAGTTCTCAG ACATCCATAATATTTGACATTAAGGTCAAGGACCCAGACAGCACTCTGAATGTCCATCAGCCAGTGCTTCCTGCTCGCTCAATCCATCCCTACAAGATCCCCTTGAGAG gTCCTACGGCTGTAGGCTCACAGACTCCAGTACCTTGTGAACTCT ACTCTTCCACTTGGAGCGTTTTTCAACCAGACATTATCATCAGTGCTAGTGAAG GATACCTGTGGTATCTCCAGGTGAAGTTACAACCAGCAGTCATCCTTCTGAAGGATAAAGGAAAGCTAATGGACTTTCTACTGAGAAGAAGAGACTGCAAAATGGTGATACTGTCAGTCTGTTCCCAGA tgctgattggaggagagaggggcagCCTGCCTGTCATCGCCACTGTTTTTGACAAGCTGAACCAGGTCTACAAGGAGTACCTGGAGGCAGAGCAGAGCTACACCATG GCTGTGGAGTCGGGTCAGAGCCGAGGGAACCCGTCACTGAAGAGGCCAGTGCGCACGCAGGCAGTGATTGACCAGTCGGACATGTACACTCACGTCCTCTCCATATTCACGGAGAAGAAG GATGTATCCCACAAGTTTATCATTGCAGTGCTGATGGAATACATTCGATCTCTCAACCTGTTCCAGATCACTGTGCAG CATTACCTGTATGAGTTGGTCATAAAGACCCTCGTTCATCACAACCTGTTCTACATGCTTCACCAGTTTTTGCAGTACCATGTTCTCAGTGACTCCAAGCCACTG GCCTGTCTGTTGCTGTCGTTGGAGAGCACCTATCCGCCTGCTCATCAGCTCTCCCTGGACATGCTGAAG AGACTGTCCACGGCCAACGACGAGATTGTGGAGGTGCTGCTGTCCAAGCACCAGGTGCTGGGGGCCCTACGCTTCATCAGGAGTGTGGGGGGTCACGACAACGTCTCTGCACGCAAATTCCTCGATGCAGCCAGGCAGGCGGGGGATGAAATGCTGTTTTATACCATCTTCAGGTTTTTTGAGCAGAGAAATCAGAGGTTGCGTGGAAGTCCCAACTTCACACCag GAGAACACTGCGAGGAACATGTGGCTTACTTCAAGCAGGTTTTTGGGGAACAGGCACTAATGAAGCCCGCCACGCTGTGA